Within the Miscanthus floridulus cultivar M001 chromosome 2, ASM1932011v1, whole genome shotgun sequence genome, the region gtgtttagatcccttccagtttgaaaaatggatactgtagcactttcgtttgtatttgacaaaaattgtccaattatggactatttaggcttaaaagattcatctcgtcaattacgggcaaactgtgcaattagttgttctttttacctatatttattgctccatgcatatgccgcaagattcgatgtgacaggaaatcttgaaaaattttggattttgggtgggatctaaacacccCTTAGAATTGTaccctgttgttgttgttgttgtttcttTCAGGGTGGTCGTATAATATCGCTGCAACGGCGCCGGCGCAGACAATAACGGGCAACAGCCGGGCAGACGGAGACGCGGAGTGGGGCGCGCAACCTGTGGGGTTTCAGGGTTTGTCCCTGCGTGGCAGCGACCCAGCCCCATCGAGGCATGGAGGATGGAGCCGGGAGCCAAATCGGAAGCAAAGCAAGGTGAGGCGAGAGCGGGATCTGGTGCGGGGgcaagcggcagcggcggcggcatcaTCAAGGTGTATCATGAGAGGCAGAGGCTGCAATTCTGTCTCCTCCATGCTCTCAACAACCTTATGCAGGTAGATCCCATCTCTTTCTAGTTTCTACCATTATCTGTATCCCCTTGACTTCATGCTCATGTTCTATTAGCGCGTTGTGCTTATTACTTCCTTTATATGTCCTTTGATCCCTGCATATCCTCTATAGTTCCAAATTGCCCCTGGTGAGTGGTGACTATCGGTTTCCAGAGAGGGACTGATTGAGTTGCTTGTTGAAATTGTTAGTAGTTGGGCGTTGTGCGTGCTCCACTCACTACTTTATCTTATATTCATATATGGATGAATCGAATCCGGATGGTCACGGCATGTTTATCATGCTATCTGGACGCACATTTATGTGTACTGCTCATCCTTTTTGCACACTTCTTTTCCACCCGTTGAATAAAGTCTGGCGAGATTTGCTTGTGAAACATGAATTTATATAAGCCCGGGAGAAACAGATCATGTAGAGTCGTTAACTCTATTGGTTATGTGTTAAATTGCAAAGTGCTTCAGAGATTATGTAGGCTGGATTACTGCAAAAGCACGGACAAGTCAGAATTCACGAAAGTATATAAAAAAGTCACGAATCACAAAGATTTCACCTGCTACCTGGGCACCTGGACTTGGATGTTcttctaaaaataaaaaatattattataatTTACTTGCATACAAGGTTTTGCTATTTCGCTTATATCAGTATATATGTTATAAGATCACAAATCTCTGAAAACGGCAGTCCATTTATTTCTTTTTTATGTACTGTCTTTCTTACTTTGGTGTGCCATATTTATATCTAACTTCTGTAGACTAAGTGTGTCAGTTATGTTTTCTGTGGTTCAGGAAAAGGAATGTTTCACCCGTGTTGAGTTGGATGGGATTGCTGGAAATCTTGTTCTCAATGATCCAAACAAGGGCCAATGGACTCCTCTATCATTCATTTTTAAACCGCACCACAATGTTATAACTGGGAACTATGATGTAAATGTTCTCATCACAGCATTAGAAGCTAGAAAGAAGAAAGTGGTTTGGCATGATCGTCGGAAAGGGGCATCATCAATCGATCTGAATGCAGAAGCATTGGTAGGCCTGATGATCAATGTACCTATCAGGAGGTTCAGGGGGCTCTGGACTGGCAGGCATTGGGTGGCAATTGGAAGCATTGATGGCATCTGGTTTAATTTGGACAGTGATCTTTCTGAACCCAAGCAGTTTAAGGACAGAGAAAACGTGATTGGGTTCCTTGACAGTGTGCTCAGTCAAGGTGGAGAACTCATGGTCGTGATGCGAGATGAATAACCCTATTGCCCCAAATCTCAAAAGGCTACCAAAATAGCCTCTTCTATGTGACTTTCCATACTTTTGAGTTGTCATCTTAATGAGATCACAGACACCTACAGCAGAAATTTCCTAAACCCTGCGGTTTAATTGCTGATCATAATGGACAGATTGGTATATGGAAGGTTCAGTGTGCAACATATACACTTCATGTGTTTCCGCTGGCCCTTTGATTTATTGTTGTGCCCGTCTATGTCATATACTGGAAACTGGATTGCCAACCAGGTGTCTGCAGTAGGTAGAACATTAACTTGATAAATGATGAAAATAGCGAACTTCGATTCTCAGCAAGAATACGTTACCGTGGAGTTGTACAGAACTAATGGGGAGGTTGCTTCTGTTGTAGTCATATGCTTTGGAGAAACAAAGTTGTCCTGGCATGCTCCTAGAATTTGTCAGTTCGTTCGTAAGTACTATTGGATACCAAGATATGTAACATTATCTGTAGATTATACTAGTTGATACCCATGGAATAAGCAGAGCTGTATCCCATCGTCTTTCAATTATTACAAAGCATAAAATATATTTAGCTGTAAGATCATTGTTGTTTAATGCCATCATATCGAGTTAGGAAGGTGATGCTATTGAGCTTGTTATGGAGATGCTGTGGTGatttacagcctgttcgtttggctgggctggttcgtgaagaagtactgctggctggtttgtgtgagagaaaaatattgttctagctggaaatttacgatcgtttcaccccagccgaacaggctgttaaTACTTTCTTTCCTCGCCCTTGCACTAATTACTTTCTTTCCTCGCCCATGCACCGCATCTTTCCTCGCCCTTGCACCACATTCATGCAATTTGATTTCAGTTGGGGAAGCAAAATAACCAAAGGAAAAAATGGTGTAGTTTGTCTACTGTGTTCTTCCAAATTTCAACTTCAGACTCAGAAGTGTCAGAGAAAACAAGAAAAGTAATTTGCAGAAACCGGCCTACAAAAATACCAAAGGGGTTCTTCAGAAATTCATAGTTTTGTTACTCTTTCAATAAAAAAAATGAATTGTAGCTTCAAAACCTCACACATAATCACTTCTTCCGTCCGAGTGTCATTCTCATCTTCTGAGAAGTCAAATATTTACAACTTTAATCAAATATATAAGAAATATTAATATTTaggatacataattagtatcattagataaatcattgaataattttattaataaacttatttgaagatacaaatgtttattatattttctacaaacctagtcaatttttaaaaaagtttgactgacACAAATTCTATGACGACcctttttgggacagagggagtatagcaTAACTGTACTTCACAGCTATTCGTGTCCATCACGGATTATAGCATAACTGTAATTCACAACTATTCGTGTCCGTCTTTCGCACAAAAAGAAATTATTCGTGTCCATCCGGTGCCTCAACGAGCCGGGTTGCGCTGTTGCACCTGGTTTGGATTGCACTTGATTTATTGGCACCCGAGCGTCGTACATAATTCGGTATTGAAGCCACTCACAGGAACAAGACTCTATACTGCACATGCGACAAGTACTTCGTAATTATTGGAGCATTTGTGTCAAACCTTCTGAGTTAGCAGATCGGCAATCTTAAGTGCTGTCTAATGTACATGAATTGCATACAAGCCGTAGTCAGTCAAACTGTAGACATTTGTTTTGAATGCAGCTAGCCACACAAAACTCGCAAGCTGTTTTGGTACAATGTACAAATTCTTTGGTTATAACAGCAACTAGTTGGAGAGGGCAGCGAGAGAAGAATCCGGAACAAGGTAGTCTAGTTAGTTTTGCCCATCTTCTTCCGCCAGTACGATATTGCAGTGCTGTAGTGCTCATTGCGGATTTTCTTTGAGGCTGCTCTCCAGTCACACTTCTCCATCTCTTCCCTGGCAGCCTTTCCAATGGTTTCTCTGAGATCTTTTGAATTGAGGAGCTGCTCTATCTTCCTCACACACTCATCAAGATCTCCGGGTGTAAACAAAAAGCTTGTCTTACCCTCCTTGTCCTTGGGTATTATATCAGGTATCCCTCCAGCACGAGCAGCGACGACTGGGACTCCAGAAGCCATGGACTCCAGCACTACTTGCCCGAGGGTCTCAGACTCTGAAGGCATTGCAAATACATCGGCACTGGCGTACGCTTGTGAGAGCTCCTCACCTTGGAGCATTCCAGTAAAAACTGCAGGCATGCCCATGAACATTTTTTCCAACTCAGCCCTGCATGCCCAGGTAAAACAGACAATGTAAATATTTCTATTTTTAAGATCAAACCATTGCAAGGGTCAAACAGATGACCGAACACCTaaagtataagttagttatctatGGTGCTGCTACAACATGTGTGGTGTGGCTGTACTTTTAGTGCATTATAACTACTGTACTTGGTATACAACTGTCCTGCATTGAACAATTATGGCCTACTATTAGGAAAAAGAATCCTCAGGCCAACCCATGATTGAAATTATGTTTGTCCACTTGTAATTTAAAATAAATTGTTTACAGAAGGGTATTTAGCAGGAATGTGATGCAGATAAAATCATTTTTACAGCATGCAAGTAATGATATGTGGTTGACATACATATACATATCTCATCAGGTGTGCATCATACTAAAAAAATAACATATAGCTAACGACTGAGGAATGGTGCACCTGTATGGCCCGTCTCCAACAAAGGCAATCCTTGCTCCTGGGAGCCTCTCCATAACCCTGTATTTTGACCAAAGTAAGCAAAATTCCTAATGATATGAcaaacaccctgttcgcttgttggtttcagccagcccaaaccagccagccaacagtgttttcctctcacaacaaaccagcaccagtcagcccaaaccagcccagaaaccaaccagcgaacaggccgaaaagATACAACCTACAGACAAGTAGCCCATGAAAGGCGCAACCAAATTGAAATGCTTATTT harbors:
- the LOC136540895 gene encoding josephin-like protein gives rise to the protein MEPGAKSEAKQGEARAGSGAGASGSGGGIIKVYHERQRLQFCLLHALNNLMQEKECFTRVELDGIAGNLVLNDPNKGQWTPLSFIFKPHHNVITGNYDVNVLITALEARKKKVVWHDRRKGASSIDLNAEALVGLMINVPIRRFRGLWTGRHWVAIGSIDGIWFNLDSDLSEPKQFKDRENVIGFLDSVLSQGGELMVVMRDE